The following proteins are encoded in a genomic region of Hippocampus zosterae strain Florida chromosome 2, ASM2543408v3, whole genome shotgun sequence:
- the LOC127596236 gene encoding craniofacial development protein 2-like, protein MERRTALIALEIQKLGLDIVALSETRLPGAGQIEEPRHGYTFFWSGRAVEERRIHGVGFCIKSHLVRDHNIIPVRTSERLMSITLPLCQSQSLVIISAYAPTLDASEEAKESFYAALRGLILRVNPRDKLLVLGDFKARVGRDHQLWGGILGKEGVGNCNENGELLLGLCAETEMVITNTLFRMANKHKTTWQHPRSGHWHLF, encoded by the exons ATGGAG cggaggactgccctcatcgcccttgagattcagaagctcggcctggacattgttgccctctccgagacccgtctccctggtgccgggcagatcgaggagcctcggcacggctacaccttcttctggagtggacgagctgtggaggagagaagaattcacggtgtagggttctgcattaagtcacatctggttagggatcacaacatcatccccgtaagaacttctgagagactcatgtccatcactctacctctatgtcaatcccaatcccttgtgatcatcagcgcctatgcacctaccctggacgcctcggaggaggcgaaggagtccttctatgccgcgctgcgtggcctgatcctccgcgtcaacccccgggataagctcttggttctgggggatttcaaggcgcgggtgggccgggaccatcagctttggggagggattctggggaaggaaggcgttggcaactgcaacgaaaatggagaactactccttggtctctgcgcagagacggaaatggtaataaccaacacactgtttcggatggccaacaagcacaagaccacctggcaacatccaagatccggccactggcacctgttc